From a single Carassius carassius chromosome 8, fCarCar2.1, whole genome shotgun sequence genomic region:
- the LOC132145089 gene encoding E3 ubiquitin-protein ligase TRIM39-like: MSSSSGQLTEELQCSICLDVFTDPVSTPCGHNFCKTCVNKHWDNSQTCSCPYCKETFKQRPDLKINTTLREVVDHYKKNSPEDKTEVLCDFCEERKLKALKSCLVCQSSYCENHLQPHLRVAGLKKHKLMDPVRNLEDYICQKHERPLELFCRDDQTSVCLMCTATDHKNHNTVPLEEESQEKKSQLMKTQKDVQQMIQDRIKKILDIKHSAEVRKRFYTEVLEMMEEQQKAAEKQEQELIKDLEQEITELKMRNTELEQLSHTEDHLHLLQISSSLCSLKNTRNWPEISVKTHENLKTLRRALTQQQENLHEKLAQTELKWMRQYAVDVTLDPDTAHPILILSKDGKQVRCGDIWQKLPDNRKRYDNYTNVLGTEGFSRKFYFEVQVKEKTRWELGVARESVTRKGKITLNPSNGYWTVWLKNGYEYAALSDPPVSLFVKVKPQRIGVFVDYEEGLVSFYDVESSSHIYSYTGQSFTDKLYPYFSPDLNIEGKNSSPLIITPVCYNK; this comes from the exons ATGTCGTCCTCCAGTGGTCAACTGACTGAAGAGCTTCAGTGCTCTATATGTCTGGATGTGTTCACTGATCCAGTCAGCACTCCATGTGGACACAACTTCTGCAAGACCTGTGTGAATAAGCACTGGGACAACAGTCAGACCTGCAGCTGTCCATACTGTAAAGAAACATTCAAGCAAAGACCTGATCTCAAGATTAATACCACACTCAGAGAGGTCGTAGATCATTATAAAAAGAATAGTCCTGAAGATAAAACAGAAGTCCTTTGTGATTTCTGTGAGGAAAGAAAACTGAAAGCTCTGAAGTCATGTCTGGTGTGTCAGAGCTCTTACTGTGAAAATCACTTGCAGCCTCATTTAAGAGTGGCAGGTTTAAAGAAACACAAACTGATGGATCCTGTGAGAAATCTGGAGGACTATATATGTCAGAAACATGAAAGACCTCTGGAGCTGTTCTGTAGAGATGATCAGACGAGTGTGTGTCTGATGTGCACTGCGACAGACCACAAGAACCACAACACTGTTCCTCTAGAAGAAGAGAGTCAAGAGAAGAAG AGTCAGCTGATGAAGACACAGAAAGATGTGCAGCAGATGATCCAGGACAGAATTAAGAAGATTCTAGACATCAAACACTCAGCAGAAGTCAGAaaa AGATTTTATACTGAAGTGCTGGAGATGATGGAGGAGCAGCAGAaagcagcagagaaacaggagcaAGAGCTCATTAAAGATCTGGAGCAGGAGATCACTGAGCTAAAGATGAGAAACACTGAGCTGGAGCAGCTCTCACACACTGAAGATCACCTCCACCTCCTACAG ATTTCCTCATCCCTATGCAGCCTTAAAAACACCAGGAACTGGCCTGAGATCAGTGTGAAGACTCATGAGAATCTGAAGACTCTGAGGAGAGCTCTGACTCAACAGCAGGAAAATCTACATGAGAAACTCGCACAAACGG AGCTGAAGTGGATGCGGCAGTATGCAG TGGATGTGACTCTGGATCCTGATACAGCTCATCCAATCCTCATCCTGTCCAAAGATGGAAAACAAGTGAGATGTGGAGACATTTGGCAGAAACTCCCAGACAACCGAAAGAGATATGATAATTATACAAATGTTCTAGGAACAGAGGGATTCTcaagaaaattttattttgagGTGCAGGTGAAGGAAAAGACTAGATGGGAGTTAGGAGTGGCCAGAGAATCTGTTACCAGGAAGGGAAAGATCACACTGAATCCCAGTAATGGATACTGGACTGTGTGGCTGAAGAATGGCTATGAATATGCGGCTCTCTCTGATCCTCCCGTTTCTCTGTTTGTGAAAGTGAAGCCACAGCGGATCGGTGTGTTTGTGGATTATGAGGAGGGTCTGGTCTCCTTTTATGATGTTGAGTCCAGCTCTCATATCTACTCTTACACTGGTCAGTCTTTCACTGACAAACTCTATCCATACTTTAGCCCAGATCTAAACATTGAAGGGAAAAACTCAAGCCCACTAATCATCACACCAGTCTGTTACAATAAATGA